Proteins from one Puntigrus tetrazona isolate hp1 chromosome 10, ASM1883169v1, whole genome shotgun sequence genomic window:
- the dbh gene encoding dopamine beta-hydroxylase → MRLLNKDLRLQDVTLMYLTVLAAVVVLLVASYQAPAVHSRPALAYHIPLDPAGQMELSWNISYPTQELFLELRVKELHHGVLLGMSDRGEPTNADLVLLWDDGHKSYFGDAWSDNEGRVMLDAQQDYELLETHRSTEGFFLLFKRPFSTCDLHDYVIEEGTVHIIYATLERPVLSLHELNISRLLPGVQRVLLLRPDAPSTALPRDVRTLEVLAPEVIIPTQETTYWCHIYQLPPNMPKNHIVMYESVITPGNEAIVHHIEVFECSPQMDTVPQFSGSCDSKMKPRKLNYCRHVLAAWAMGAEPFYYPADAGLPLGGEGSSRFLRLEVHYHNPLLISGRRDTSGIRLWYTPSLRRFDAGIMELGLVYTPVMAIPPRQRSFQLTGYCTAKCTQTALPEGGIHIFASQLHTHLAGLGVRTVLVRGGRELEVVQEDKHFSTHYQIIRVLRKMVTVLPGDALVTKCSYNTEDRNKVTLGGFGIMEEMCVNYVHYYPRTQLELCKSHVDTDYLQKYFSLINRFQGREGCSCPGTAVEEQFSSLSWDGFSGEVLNSLYLTSPISMHCNQSTAELFPGEWEKQEIPEVTEELRRALYPCEVNRRASSPNANPTEVRSDDHRFI, encoded by the exons ATGCGTCTTCTGAACAAAGACCTTCGACTGCAGGACGTCACCCTCATGTACCTCACCGTTTTGGCCGCTGTGGTGGTGCTCTTGGTGGCGTCCTACCAGGCTCCCGCGGTCCACTCCAGACCCGCCCTGGCCTACCACATCCCCTTAGACCCCGCGGGCCAGATGGAGCTGTCCTGGAACATCAGCTATCCCACGCAGGAGCTCTTTCTGGAGCTCAGAGTCAAAGAGCTCCATCACGGCGTTCTGCTGGGCATGTCTGACCGGGGAGAGCCCACGAACGCCGACCTGGTCCTCCTGTGGGATGATGGACACAAATCCTATTTTGGG GACGCTTGGAGTGACAATGAAGGCAGAGTGATGCTGGACGCTCAGCAGGACTACGAGCTGCTGGAGACTCATCGGTCGACTGAAGGCTTCTTCCTGCTCTTCAAAAGACCATTCAGCACCTGCGACCTGCACGACTATGTCATAGAG GAAGGTACCGTCCACATCATCTACGCCACGCTGGAGCGGCCCGTGCTTTCTTTGCACGAGCTCAACATATCCCGTCTCCTGCCCGGCGTCCAGCGAGTGCTGCTCCTGCGTCCAGACGCTCCGTCCACCGCTCTCCCGAGAGACGTCCGCACGCTGGAGGTCCTGGCCCCTGAAGTCATCATCCCCACGCAGGAGACCACTTACTGGTGCCACATCTATCAGCTCCCGCCGAACATGCCCAAGAACCACATTGTCATG TACGAGTCTGTGATCACTCCCGGAAATGAAGCCATCGTTCATCACATCGAAGTGTTCGAATGCTCTCCTCAGATGGACACCGTGCCTCAATTCAGCGGCTCCTGCGATTCAAAGATGAAGCCCCGCAAGCTCAACTACTGCCGGCACGTTCTGGCTGCCTGGGCAATGGGAGCCGAG CCGTTCTACTATCCTGCCGATGCTGGGTTGCCTCTTGGAGGAGAAGGTTCTTCCAGGTTCCTTCGGCTTGAAGTTCATTACCACAACCCTCTCCTTATATCAG GACGGAGGGACACCTCGGGCATTCGTTTGTGGTACACTCCATCTCTGAGGAGGTTTGACGCAGGCATCATGGAGCTGGGGCTCGTCTACACTCCTGTCATGGCCATTCCTCCCCGCCAGCGCTCTTTCCAGCTGACTGGCTACTGCACCGCCAAATGCACACAGACG GCTCTTCCTGAAGGCGGTATACACATCTTTGCGTCCCAGCTGCACACTCATCTGGCTGGACTCGGCGTCAGGACCGTTCTGGTACGAGGAGGAAGAGAGCTGGAAGTGGTGCAGGAGGACAAACATTTCAGCACTCATTACCAG ATAATCCGTGTTTTAAGGAAGATGGTGACCGTTTTGCCA GGCGACGCTCTCGTCACCAAGTGCTCGTACAACACTGAAGACAGGAACAAAGTTACCCTG GGTGGTTTTGGGATCATGGAAGAAATGTGTGTCAATTACGTCCATTATTACCCCCGCACCCAGCTGGAGCTGTGCAAGAGCCACGTGGACACGGATTACCTGCAGAAATACTTCAGTCTCATCAAcag GTTTCAAGGACGTGAGGGTTGCAGCTGTCCTGGGACCGCCGTGGAAGAGCAGTTCTCCTCGCTGTCCTGGGACGGCTTCAGCGGCGAGGTGCTGAACTCGCTCTACCTCACCTCCCCGATCTCGATGCACTGCAACCAATCCACCGCGGAGCTCTTTCCT GGTGAATGGGAGAAGCAGGAGATCCCGGAGGTGACCGAGGAGCTCCGGAGAGCCCTGTACCCGTGTGAAGTAAACCGCCGGGCGTCCTCTCCGAACGCCAACCCTACAGAGGTCAGGTCTGATGACCACAGGTTCATCTGA